The genomic region GATTATTTCCGTTGATGGCGATCGACGCATCACTCTATTTAACCAAGGGGCAGAAAAGATTTTTGGTTACACAGCTGATGAAATATTGGGGCAATCTCTCGATTTGTTGTTGCCCGATCGCTTTGCGATCGCTCACCGTCAGCACGTCAGCAACTTCGGTGAATTTGCTAGCAAAACGCGGCGTATGGCAGCCAGCCGCGAAATTTTCGGTCGTCGCAAAGATGGTACGGAATTTCCCGCCGAAGCTTCTATTTCCACACTGAAAATAAATGGCGAAATAATTTGCACCGCATTTTTGCGCGACATTACTGAGCGCAAACAAGCAGAGGAAATACGGCGCGAAAGTGAGGAACGCTTTCGCAGTGCATTTGACTATGCTGCCATCGGTATGGCGCTAGTAGGGCTCGATGGCAGCTGGCTGAAAGTGAATCGTTCCTTGTGCGAAATAACCGGTTATTCCGAACTAGAATTGCTGGCTACGACCTTTCAAGCAATTACTTATCCAGAGGATCTGGAAATTGACCTCAACTATATGCAGAAACTGTTAAATGGTGAAATTCGCTTCTACCAAATGGAGAAGCGCTACTTTCACAAAAAAGGTCATATTGTTTGGATTTTGTTGAGCGGATCGATAGTACGGAATACAGAAGGCGAACCTCTCTACTTTATTGCTCAAATTAAAGACATTACCGATCGCAAAATAGCAGAGGCGGCTCTGCGACAAAGCGAAGAACGCTATCGGGGTATCCTGGAAGATCAGACCGAATTAATTTCTCGGTTCCAGCCTGATGGTACGCTCTCCTATATCAATGAAGCTTACTGCCGCTTTTTTGGCAAAAAAAGGGAGGATCTGGTTGTTGAAGCTCCCCACCCACAAGGGGATGGGG from Leptolyngbyaceae cyanobacterium harbors:
- a CDS encoding PAS domain S-box protein; this translates as IISVDGDRRITLFNQGAEKIFGYTADEILGQSLDLLLPDRFAIAHRQHVSNFGEFASKTRRMAASREIFGRRKDGTEFPAEASISTLKINGEIICTAFLRDITERKQAEEIRRESEERFRSAFDYAAIGMALVGLDGSWLKVNRSLCEITGYSELELLATTFQAITYPEDLEIDLNYMQKLLNGEIRFYQMEKRYFHKKGHIVWILLSGSIVRNTEGEPLYFIAQIKDITDRKIAEAALRQSEERYRGILEDQTELISRFQPDGTLSYINEAYCRFFGKKREDLVVEAPHPQGDGDSWFNESTYLIELPQLDRGWFLPKR